Proteins from one Camelina sativa cultivar DH55 chromosome 8, Cs, whole genome shotgun sequence genomic window:
- the LOC104709360 gene encoding uncharacterized protein LOC104709360 — translation MSAAARAFVLDDFNKKFLEIQRVNPGCAAYLVDVGFSHWTRVHSAGKRYNIMDNNIAESWNQVLKEAREYPFICMLEYIRTTVMEWFAVRRTRAASSASVIAPTVRKIVEENFESTMAMAVRPISDFEFQVQIRSGECFTVKLVEGTCSCNQFQCLSIPCPHVIAAANRLGVSVDTFVDVAYFEETIRHAYDEKIYPIPSVGGILLWEPLPGQKVT, via the exons ATGTCTGCAGCAGCTAGAGCGTTTGTGCTTGACGATTTCAACAAAAAGTTTCTGGAAATACAAAGAGTTAACCCTGGGTGTGCAGCATATCTAGTTGACGTTG GTTTCTCTCACTGGACAAGAGTTCACTCGGCGGGCAAGAGGTACAATATAATGGACAACAACATTGCTGAATCATGGAACCAAGTCCTGAAGGAAGCAAGAGAGTATCCATTTATATGCATGTTAGAGTATATTAGGACGACGGTGATGGAATGGTTTGCTGTAAGAAGAACCAGGGCTGCTAGTTCAGCTTCTGTGATTGCTCCAACTGTTCGGAAAATTGTGGAGGAGAACTTTGAGAGTACCATGGCAATGGCGGTGAGGCCGATTAGCGACTTTGAGTTCCAAGTTCAGATAAGGAGTGGGGAATGTTTTACTGTGAAATTGGTTGAGGGAACTTGTTCGTGTAACCAGTTTCAGTGTTTAAGCATACCGTGTCCGCATGTCATCGCCGCAGCCAATCGTCTTGGTGTATCCGTTGATACATTTGTTGACGTCGCCTATTTTGAGGAGACAATACGGCATGCTTATGATGAGAAGATTTATCCTATTCCATCAGTAGGGGGAATTCTACTGTGGGAACCGCTGCCGGGACAAAAGGTGACATGA